In the Phaeobacter gallaeciensis genome, one interval contains:
- the carB gene encoding carbamoyl-phosphate synthase large subunit, translating to MPKRTDIQSIMIIGAGPIIIGQACEFDYSGAQACKALREEGYRVILVNSNPATIMTDPGLADATYIEPITPEVVAKIIEKERPDALLPTMGGQTGLNTSLALEEMGVLEKYGVEMIGAKREAIEMAEDRKLFREAMDRLGLENPRATIITAPTRDNGSADLEAGVQLALEALDEVGLPAIIRPAFTLGGTGGGVAYNREDYIHYCRSGMDASPVNQILVDESLLGWKEYEMEVVRDKADNAIIVCSIENIDPMGVHTGDSITVAPALTLTDKEYQMMRTASIEVLREIGVETGGSNVQWAVNPDDGRMVVIEMNPRVSRSSALASKATGFPIAKIAAKLAVGYTLDELDNDITKVTPASFEPSIDYVVTKIPKFAFEKFPGSEPYLTTAMKSVGETMAIGRTIHESMQKALASMESGLTGFDEVAIPGMTVGQWDEASGDDKAAVIKAISQQTPDRLRTIAQAMRHGLSDDEIQNVTKFDPWFLSRIREIVDAEREVRKNGLPMREDQLRALKMLGFTDARLGALTGRDEDNVRRARHNLGVTAVFKRIDTCAAEFEAQTPYMYSTYEAPMMGEIECESRPSDRKKVVILGGGPNRIGQGIEFDYCCCHACFALTDVGYETIMINCNPETVSTDYDTSDRLYFEPLTFEHVMEILRAEQENGTLHGVIVQFGGQTPLKLANALQDEGIPILGTTPDAIDLAEDRERFQDLVNKLGLKQPHNGIASTDAQALEIAEEIGFPLVIRPSYVLGGRAMEIVRDMDQLKRYIAEAVVVSGDSPVLLDSYLAGAVELDVDAICDGTDVHVAGIMQHIEEAGVHSGDSACSLPPYSLSKDIIEEIKTQTYALAKALNVVGLMNIQFAIKDGEIFLIEVNPRASRTVPFVAKATDSAIASIAARVMAGEKLSAFPQRAPYEPDAGYDVDVPMADPMTLADPDMPWFSVKEAVLPFARFPGVDTLLGPEMRSTGEVMGWDRSFAGAFLKAQMGAGMVLPSEGRAFISIKDADKGATMLEAARTLIEQGFTLVATGGTKAWLDGHGVACEAVNKVYEGRPHVVDLLKDGHVQLLMNTTEGAQAVEDSKEMRSVALYDKIPYFTTAAGAHAAALAIKAQAEGDVQVKSLQG from the coding sequence TGCGACCTATATCGAGCCGATCACGCCCGAAGTGGTGGCCAAGATCATCGAAAAAGAACGCCCCGATGCGCTGCTTCCGACCATGGGCGGGCAGACGGGTCTCAACACCTCTCTGGCGCTCGAAGAGATGGGCGTGCTTGAGAAATACGGCGTCGAAATGATCGGCGCCAAGCGCGAAGCCATTGAAATGGCAGAAGACCGCAAGCTGTTCCGCGAAGCGATGGATCGCCTTGGTCTGGAAAACCCGCGCGCCACGATCATCACCGCCCCCACCCGCGACAACGGCTCGGCCGATCTGGAAGCAGGCGTACAGCTGGCGCTTGAGGCGCTCGATGAGGTCGGCCTGCCCGCCATCATCCGCCCCGCCTTTACCCTGGGCGGCACCGGCGGCGGCGTCGCCTATAACCGTGAAGATTACATCCACTACTGCCGCTCGGGCATGGATGCTTCGCCGGTCAATCAGATCCTCGTCGATGAAAGCCTTCTAGGCTGGAAAGAGTACGAGATGGAGGTCGTTCGCGACAAGGCGGACAACGCGATCATCGTCTGCTCGATTGAGAACATCGACCCCATGGGCGTGCACACCGGTGATTCGATCACAGTGGCCCCGGCGCTGACCCTGACCGACAAGGAATACCAGATGATGCGCACCGCCTCGATCGAGGTGCTGCGCGAGATCGGCGTCGAAACCGGCGGCTCCAACGTGCAATGGGCCGTGAACCCCGATGATGGCCGCATGGTGGTGATCGAAATGAACCCGCGGGTGTCGCGCTCCTCAGCGCTGGCTTCCAAGGCGACCGGCTTCCCGATTGCAAAGATCGCCGCGAAACTGGCGGTGGGCTACACGCTGGACGAGTTGGACAACGACATCACCAAGGTGACGCCGGCCTCCTTTGAGCCCTCCATCGACTATGTCGTCACCAAGATCCCGAAATTCGCCTTCGAGAAGTTCCCCGGCTCCGAGCCCTACCTCACCACTGCGATGAAATCCGTGGGTGAAACCATGGCCATCGGCCGTACCATCCACGAAAGCATGCAAAAGGCGCTGGCGTCGATGGAATCGGGCCTCACCGGTTTTGACGAGGTCGCCATCCCCGGCATGACCGTCGGCCAGTGGGACGAAGCCAGCGGCGACGACAAGGCTGCCGTGATCAAGGCAATCAGCCAGCAGACCCCAGACCGGCTGCGCACCATCGCCCAGGCGATGCGCCATGGGCTGAGCGATGACGAGATCCAGAACGTCACCAAGTTCGACCCCTGGTTCCTGTCCCGCATCCGCGAGATCGTCGACGCCGAGCGCGAGGTGCGCAAAAACGGCCTGCCGATGCGCGAGGACCAGTTGCGGGCGCTGAAGATGCTCGGCTTTACCGATGCCCGCCTTGGCGCGCTGACCGGCCGGGACGAGGACAATGTGCGCCGCGCCCGTCATAATCTGGGCGTCACCGCCGTCTTCAAGCGGATCGACACCTGCGCCGCCGAATTCGAGGCGCAGACCCCCTATATGTACTCCACCTACGAAGCGCCGATGATGGGCGAGATCGAATGCGAATCCCGCCCGTCGGATCGCAAGAAGGTGGTCATCCTTGGCGGCGGTCCGAACCGGATCGGTCAGGGGATCGAGTTCGACTACTGCTGCTGTCACGCCTGTTTTGCGCTGACCGATGTTGGTTATGAAACCATCATGATCAACTGCAACCCGGAAACCGTGTCCACCGACTATGACACCTCGGACCGGCTGTATTTCGAACCGCTCACCTTCGAGCACGTGATGGAAATCCTGCGCGCCGAGCAAGAGAACGGCACCCTGCATGGTGTCATTGTGCAGTTCGGTGGCCAGACCCCGCTGAAACTGGCCAATGCACTGCAGGACGAAGGCATTCCGATCCTCGGCACCACGCCCGACGCCATCGACCTGGCCGAAGACCGCGAACGGTTCCAGGATCTGGTCAACAAGCTGGGCCTGAAACAGCCGCATAACGGCATTGCCTCCACCGACGCACAGGCGCTTGAGATCGCAGAGGAAATCGGCTTCCCGCTGGTGATCCGCCCGTCTTACGTTCTGGGCGGCCGCGCCATGGAAATCGTGCGCGACATGGATCAGCTGAAACGCTACATCGCCGAGGCGGTGGTGGTATCCGGCGACAGCCCGGTGCTGCTCGACAGCTATCTGGCCGGTGCGGTGGAACTTGACGTGGATGCGATCTGCGACGGCACCGACGTGCATGTGGCCGGCATCATGCAGCACATCGAAGAGGCTGGCGTTCACTCAGGTGACAGTGCCTGCTCCCTACCGCCCTACTCCCTGTCCAAGGACATCATCGAAGAGATCAAGACCCAGACCTACGCCCTGGCGAAGGCTCTGAACGTGGTCGGCCTGATGAACATCCAGTTTGCCATCAAGGACGGTGAGATCTTCCTGATCGAAGTGAACCCGCGTGCCAGCCGCACGGTACCCTTCGTCGCCAAGGCCACCGACAGCGCCATCGCCTCGATCGCGGCGCGCGTCATGGCGGGCGAGAAGCTCTCGGCCTTCCCGCAGCGGGCGCCTTATGAACCCGATGCAGGCTATGATGTCGATGTGCCGATGGCCGATCCGATGACTCTGGCCGATCCCGACATGCCCTGGTTCTCGGTCAAAGAGGCCGTTCTGCCCTTTGCCCGTTTCCCGGGTGTCGACACGCTGCTTGGGCCGGAAATGCGCTCCACCGGCGAAGTCATGGGCTGGGACCGCTCCTTTGCCGGCGCCTTCCTCAAGGCGCAGATGGGTGCCGGGATGGTGCTGCCTTCGGAAGGCCGTGCCTTCATCTCGATCAAGGATGCCGACAAGGGCGCCACAATGCTGGAGGCCGCGCGCACCCTGATCGAACAAGGCTTCACCCTGGTCGCCACCGGCGGCACCAAGGCATGGCTGGACGGGCACGGTGTGGCCTGCGAGGCGGTGAACAAGGTCTACGAGGGACGCCCGCACGTGGTGGACCTGCTGAAAGACGGCCACGTGCAGCTGTTGATGAACACGACCGAAGGCGCTCAGGCGGTCGAGGACAGCAAGGAAATGCGCTCGGTCGCGCTGTATGACAAGATTCCCTACTTCACCACCGCCGCCGGTGCCCATGCCGCCGCGCTGGCGATCAAGGCGCAGGCCGAAGGGGACGTTCAGGTCAAAAGCCTGCAGGGATAA